One Legionella lansingensis genomic region harbors:
- a CDS encoding TrkH family potassium uptake protein, translated as MQIKTILRLLGLLLMMFSVSMLTPLIINLIFHEQFWLPFLAAFTCTFATGVILWFSFRQQHHELKIRDGFLLVVLFWFVLCLYASLPFIFAIKQHDHSITDAIFESVSGFTTTGATIIRHIEDFPHAVLFYRQQLQFLGGMGIVVLAVAILPMLGVGGMQLFRAETPGPMKDSKLTPRIAQTAKALWFLYLLLTVLCWFSYWAAGMDWFDALGESFATVSTGGFSMHDASFAYYQSDTIELIACFFMLLGGTNFALHFLALKKKSLRPYWQDEEFRFYLAFLFLASLVITISLVFYEFFEANPHALVKSLFNVISLATTTGFVSAPFSTWPTYVPILLMLLAIVGGCAGSTCGGVKVIRALLIYKQSKREIVRLLHPHALIPIKFGKHSLPEPVLESMWSFISVFIALFLALMVLFMAIGNDFVTSFSAITASIANAGAGLGTISDNFADLNQASKWILIFSMLAGRLEIFSLLILFSPHFWQK; from the coding sequence ATGCAAATTAAAACGATTCTTCGTCTTTTAGGTCTTCTTCTAATGATGTTTAGTGTGAGCATGCTCACTCCACTTATTATAAATCTAATCTTTCATGAGCAGTTTTGGCTGCCTTTTCTGGCTGCTTTCACCTGCACATTTGCCACCGGGGTTATCTTATGGTTCAGCTTTAGACAGCAGCATCATGAACTCAAAATTCGCGATGGTTTTCTTCTTGTAGTATTGTTTTGGTTTGTTCTTTGTCTTTATGCCTCTTTACCCTTTATCTTTGCAATCAAGCAGCATGATCACAGCATTACTGATGCTATCTTTGAGTCTGTTTCTGGTTTTACAACCACCGGTGCAACTATCATTCGCCATATTGAAGATTTTCCTCATGCGGTATTGTTTTATCGTCAACAGCTTCAATTTCTAGGCGGCATGGGAATTGTTGTTTTAGCCGTGGCTATTTTACCTATGTTAGGGGTCGGGGGCATGCAACTTTTTAGAGCAGAAACCCCAGGCCCAATGAAAGATAGCAAATTAACCCCAAGAATTGCACAAACTGCAAAGGCATTGTGGTTTCTTTATTTACTGCTGACTGTGTTATGTTGGTTTAGTTATTGGGCCGCAGGAATGGATTGGTTTGATGCCTTGGGCGAAAGTTTTGCAACGGTTTCCACTGGTGGATTCTCAATGCATGATGCCAGTTTTGCCTATTACCAAAGTGACACGATTGAATTAATAGCCTGTTTTTTCATGCTCCTCGGTGGAACAAATTTCGCGCTGCATTTTCTAGCCCTTAAGAAAAAGAGTCTTAGACCTTATTGGCAAGATGAAGAGTTCCGTTTCTACCTTGCCTTCCTTTTTTTGGCAAGTCTTGTGATAACTATTTCTCTTGTATTCTACGAGTTTTTTGAGGCCAATCCTCATGCACTGGTTAAAAGTCTTTTTAATGTGATTTCTTTAGCGACCACCACGGGATTTGTGTCTGCTCCTTTTAGCACCTGGCCCACTTATGTGCCGATATTGCTTATGTTGTTGGCGATTGTTGGTGGTTGCGCAGGTTCAACGTGTGGGGGGGTAAAAGTTATTCGTGCTCTGCTTATTTATAAGCAAAGCAAACGTGAGATTGTCCGCTTGCTCCATCCTCATGCATTAATCCCAATTAAATTCGGCAAACACAGTTTACCGGAGCCAGTGTTAGAGTCCATGTGGAGTTTCATCTCTGTGTTTATTGCTCTTTTTTTGGCTTTGATGGTACTGTTTATGGCTATTGGTAACGATTTTGTAACTTCTTTTTCGGCGATCACTGCCAGTATCGCAAATGCTGGTGCTGGGTTAGGCACTATCAGTGATAATTTTGCTGATCTTAACCAAGCAAGCAAATGGATACTCATTTTTTCGATGCTCGCCGGCCGCTTGGAAATATTTTCTCTCCTTATTCTATTTTCACCCCATTTTTGGCAAAAATAA
- the trkA gene encoding Trk system potassium transporter TrkA: MRIVILGAGQVGGTLARSLAREDNDITLVDLNEERLRELQHRLDIRTVHGSAAHPNILIEAGIEQADMLIAVTNSDEINMMGCQIAYSLFRTPTKIARIRSRDYYDYPQLFCNEHVPVDVCISPEKLVTEHIENLIDYPGVRQLLEFADGQVLLATIKPQPGGIMVGKTIQQLYEHLAPIEARVVAIFRDKVAIEPDEHCEIVIGDDVLFIASPHAIQQVLIALGRYTHPNRRIMIAGGGHIGSKLAQTLEEKYRIKVIDHNLSRASDLASQLHKGTVLQGDIADRDLLLNENIEFTDVFCAVTNDDEANIMSCLQAKRLGARHVISLVNRNAYVDLIEDSNIDHAISPQLITIGSILTKLRRGNMVKVHRLQNDEAEAIELITHGDHLTSQVVGRQLSEIELPPSSFIAAVIREEKLIMPEPQLVIESGDHVILLLLKRRYVRQVESLFQVNLTFMS, encoded by the coding sequence ATGAGAATAGTCATTTTAGGGGCAGGACAAGTGGGAGGTACCCTCGCCCGTAGTTTGGCTCGCGAAGACAATGACATTACCCTGGTTGATTTAAATGAAGAACGCTTACGCGAGTTACAGCACCGATTGGATATTCGTACTGTTCACGGCTCAGCGGCGCATCCTAATATTTTGATTGAAGCAGGTATTGAACAAGCGGATATGCTGATAGCAGTCACCAACAGCGATGAAATCAATATGATGGGCTGTCAGATTGCTTATAGTCTGTTTAGAACACCAACTAAAATCGCGCGCATTCGCTCGCGTGATTATTACGACTATCCGCAATTATTTTGTAACGAGCATGTACCAGTAGATGTTTGCATTAGCCCTGAAAAATTGGTCACTGAACATATCGAAAACTTGATTGATTATCCAGGAGTGAGGCAACTTCTCGAATTTGCGGACGGACAGGTGCTATTAGCAACCATTAAACCGCAGCCAGGTGGCATCATGGTTGGTAAAACAATTCAGCAGCTATATGAGCATTTAGCACCTATTGAAGCACGTGTTGTGGCTATCTTTCGTGACAAGGTGGCCATCGAACCCGATGAACATTGTGAGATTGTCATTGGTGACGATGTTCTCTTTATTGCCTCCCCTCATGCCATACAACAGGTTTTAATTGCTTTAGGTCGTTACACTCACCCCAATCGTCGAATCATGATTGCCGGTGGTGGTCATATCGGTTCAAAGCTTGCACAAACTTTGGAAGAAAAATATCGTATCAAGGTCATTGATCACAATTTATCTCGCGCCAGCGATCTTGCCTCTCAGCTTCACAAGGGCACAGTCTTGCAAGGGGATATTGCTGATCGCGACTTACTACTCAATGAGAATATTGAATTTACAGATGTTTTTTGCGCGGTAACGAATGATGACGAAGCCAATATTATGTCTTGCCTGCAAGCCAAACGCTTAGGCGCACGGCACGTCATTTCCCTAGTAAACCGTAATGCATACGTTGATTTAATTGAGGATAGCAATATTGATCATGCCATTTCCCCGCAATTAATTACCATCGGTAGTATTCTTACTAAACTACGGCGAGGAAACATGGTTAAGGTGCACCGCCTGCAAAACGATGAAGCAGAAGCCATTGAGTTGATAACGCATGGGGATCATTTAACCTCGCAAGTCGTTGGTCGCCAACTCTCAGAAATTGAATTGCCCCCTAGCAGTTTCATCGCGGCAGTAATAAGGGAAGAAAAGTTAATCATGCCTGAACCACAATTAGTGATAGAATCAGGTGACCATGTCATATTGTTGTTATTAAAAAGGCGATATGTGCGTCAAGTTGAATCCTTATTCCAAGTCAATTTGACGTTCATGAGTTAA
- the dapF gene encoding diaminopimelate epimerase produces MTIRFTKMHGLGNDFMVIDAVNQKINLPATKIAELAKRDTGIGFDQCLIIEPSKNKDIDFFYRIFNADGQEVGQCGNGARCLARFLSHYGLTQQKIISVATMSTQMRLEINPDDTVTVDMGYPNLNPADIPLLVQERSSLYELTLADGSSHLIHALSVGNPHAVSLVDNVDIMDVPHLGKEISEHRLFPEQTNAGFMQLMDKHHIRLRVYERGCGETKACGSGAVAAAAVGRLYYQLHPEIEVSLSGGKLIVHWPDMEGPIYLKGPATFVYEGVLMS; encoded by the coding sequence ATGACTATCCGATTTACAAAAATGCACGGCTTAGGTAACGATTTTATGGTTATCGATGCCGTAAACCAAAAGATTAATTTGCCAGCAACCAAAATTGCTGAGTTGGCTAAACGTGATACGGGAATAGGCTTTGATCAATGTTTAATTATTGAACCTAGCAAAAATAAAGACATTGATTTTTTTTATCGAATTTTTAATGCGGATGGTCAAGAAGTTGGACAATGCGGCAATGGAGCGCGTTGTCTTGCACGCTTCCTTAGTCATTATGGTTTGACGCAACAAAAAATCATTTCTGTTGCAACGATGAGTACACAAATGCGTCTGGAAATTAATCCAGATGATACTGTTACTGTGGATATGGGATATCCTAATTTGAATCCTGCCGATATTCCTTTGCTCGTTCAGGAGCGCTCCTCTTTATATGAATTAACGCTTGCAGATGGCTCCAGCCATCTTATTCATGCGCTTAGTGTCGGCAATCCGCATGCAGTAAGCCTCGTTGACAATGTGGATATCATGGATGTACCACATCTGGGAAAAGAAATCAGTGAGCATCGATTATTTCCTGAACAAACCAATGCTGGCTTTATGCAATTAATGGATAAACATCATATTCGGTTGCGTGTTTATGAAAGAGGCTGTGGAGAAACGAAAGCTTGCGGTAGTGGAGCTGTAGCTGCTGCCGCCGTCGGCAGGCTTTATTATCAGCTGCACCCAGAGATTGAAGTAAGTTTATCCGGCGGTAAGCTGATTGTTCACTGGCCTGATATGGAGGGGCCTATTTACTTGAAAGGACCAGCTACTTTTGTTTATGAGGGGGTATTGATGTCATGA
- the lptM gene encoding LPS translocon maturation chaperone LptM, translating into MRGLLLLTIAVLTLSSCGQKGPLYLPDHTQPQKKSTTATK; encoded by the coding sequence ATGCGTGGATTATTGCTACTTACAATCGCTGTATTGACGTTATCGTCTTGTGGGCAGAAAGGACCTCTATATCTGCCAGACCATACACAACCGCAAAAAAAGTCAACCACAGCCACTAAATGA
- a CDS encoding alpha/beta hydrolase — translation MVLNVYIKEPQKQAEACIIWMHGLGADASDMSGLAQQLLLNELAIRHVFLDAPVRAVTINNGMHMRAWYDIYDFGFTQKEDRDGILNSEAEILKIVHAEIEKGIPSNKIWLAGFSQGGAMALHTALKLTMPFGGIIALSAYLPLAAECRPVLADNTPIFFAYGTYDSIVLPTWSKLTIDWLTAKGYANLTFYEYPMEHAICMEEVRHLSQWLTNLLKGESE, via the coding sequence ATGGTGTTAAACGTTTATATTAAAGAGCCACAAAAACAGGCAGAGGCCTGTATTATTTGGATGCATGGGTTAGGTGCGGATGCCAGCGACATGTCAGGGTTGGCTCAACAGTTGCTCCTCAATGAACTCGCGATTCGTCATGTCTTTTTGGATGCACCTGTCCGAGCAGTTACCATTAATAATGGGATGCACATGCGTGCATGGTACGATATTTATGATTTTGGGTTTACACAGAAAGAAGACAGGGATGGAATTTTAAATTCAGAGGCAGAGATTCTCAAAATCGTCCATGCTGAAATAGAGAAAGGAATACCCTCCAATAAAATTTGGTTGGCAGGTTTTTCCCAGGGTGGGGCTATGGCATTACACACGGCATTGAAGTTAACGATGCCTTTTGGGGGCATTATCGCCTTGTCTGCGTATTTGCCGTTAGCGGCTGAATGCAGACCTGTTTTGGCAGATAACACACCTATCTTTTTTGCCTATGGGACCTACGACTCTATTGTTTTGCCAACCTGGAGTAAACTCACCATAGACTGGTTAACTGCTAAAGGATATGCCAATTTAACATTCTATGAGTACCCTATGGAGCATGCCATTTGCATGGAGGAGGTAAGACATCTCTCTCAATGGCTTACTAATCTCCTCAAGGGAGAGAGCGAATGA
- a CDS encoding type II toxin-antitoxin system RatA family toxin has protein sequence MTIVKRNRVVPFTCEQMYGLVNQVEEYAEFLPYCAQSLVHHRDEDEVQATLVISAAGMSKSFTTRNRLQANKMIEIRLVDGPFKHLEGFWRFDEVPEGCKISFDLEFEFAGWMFSMLLGPVFEQVTEKMVDAFCERAEALYGKG, from the coding sequence ATGACTATCGTGAAAAGAAACCGTGTGGTGCCATTTACCTGTGAACAAATGTATGGTTTAGTCAATCAGGTTGAGGAATATGCTGAATTTTTACCTTATTGCGCGCAAAGTTTAGTCCACCACCGTGATGAAGATGAGGTGCAAGCAACCTTAGTCATTTCTGCTGCTGGTATGAGTAAATCATTTACCACGCGTAATCGCTTACAAGCCAATAAGATGATAGAAATTCGTCTTGTTGATGGTCCTTTTAAACACTTGGAAGGTTTCTGGCGATTCGACGAGGTGCCAGAAGGCTGCAAGATTTCATTCGACCTGGAATTTGAATTTGCAGGGTGGATGTTTTCCATGCTTTTGGGGCCTGTTTTTGAACAGGTTACAGAAAAAATGGTTGACGCCTTTTGTGAACGAGCTGAGGCTCTATATGGTAAAGGTTGA
- a CDS encoding RnfH family protein yields the protein MVKVEIIYIKADGATVQLELSLEPGSTIADALNEAKLFETYPEAKNLPLGIFSKQMPLDTVLKTGDRIEIYRPLLLDPKEKRRQRAKAKS from the coding sequence ATGGTAAAGGTTGAGATCATTTATATCAAAGCAGATGGCGCCACGGTACAGCTTGAACTTTCCTTAGAACCGGGTTCAACCATAGCCGATGCACTGAATGAAGCTAAATTGTTTGAGACATATCCCGAAGCTAAAAACCTACCGCTAGGAATTTTTTCTAAACAAATGCCTCTGGATACGGTATTAAAAACAGGTGATCGCATTGAAATCTACAGACCACTTTTGCTTGATCCTAAGGAAAAAAGAAGACAGCGTGCAAAAGCTAAGTCATGA
- a CDS encoding LysR family transcriptional regulator produces MDIRDIKSFFAVIEYRSITLAAKKMHVTQSAMSKRIQKIENELGVRLLIMEGSKIILTEAAKHLIPHARQMLSAHQNMIQTLKKTQEFSQHAVIGASVYVSHYVLPGFLKYLKEKNALIQAHIKAMSELEVGNYLNHGIVDVVICPAREIPEKLITPVFLWEEKLNLVVGANHELALRHSSISLSQLADYPAILTEKGGAFRDKIEGLFEEHHLSLKLGFEISTIDAIRSLVEYDLGWSFLPDSLLSEKLKVPKVRDIEVVIPFCAYYLKKRADERLIHDLLSHFTRWQNPNEKEEKIMW; encoded by the coding sequence ATGGACATCCGGGATATAAAATCTTTTTTTGCTGTCATTGAATATCGCTCCATTACTTTGGCAGCTAAAAAAATGCATGTTACGCAATCTGCCATGAGTAAACGTATTCAAAAAATCGAAAATGAGTTAGGGGTTCGGTTGTTAATCATGGAGGGGTCAAAAATAATATTGACTGAAGCAGCTAAACATCTTATCCCTCATGCCAGGCAAATGCTTTCCGCACATCAAAATATGATTCAAACACTCAAAAAAACTCAAGAGTTTAGTCAGCATGCGGTCATAGGTGCTTCCGTTTATGTCTCCCATTATGTGCTACCAGGTTTTCTAAAATACTTAAAAGAAAAGAATGCCTTGATTCAAGCGCACATTAAAGCCATGAGCGAACTTGAGGTGGGAAATTATTTGAATCATGGAATCGTTGATGTAGTGATCTGCCCAGCGCGAGAGATACCGGAGAAATTAATAACACCTGTTTTTCTATGGGAAGAAAAATTAAATTTGGTTGTCGGTGCTAATCATGAACTTGCCCTGCGCCATTCATCCATTTCACTTTCACAATTGGCAGACTATCCAGCTATTTTAACTGAAAAAGGAGGGGCCTTTCGCGATAAAATAGAAGGTTTATTTGAAGAACATCATTTATCATTAAAATTAGGTTTTGAAATTAGCACGATAGATGCCATAAGATCTTTGGTCGAATATGATCTAGGCTGGAGTTTCTTACCTGATAGTTTGCTATCAGAAAAATTAAAGGTTCCAAAGGTTAGAGATATTGAAGTTGTGATTCCATTTTGCGCCTATTATCTTAAAAAAAGAGCTGATGAACGGTTAATTCATGATTTATTAAGCCATTTTACTAGATGGCAGAATCCCAATGAGAAAGAAGAAAAAATTATGTGGTAA
- the fur gene encoding ferric iron uptake transcriptional regulator, with amino-acid sequence MEESQQLKDAGLKITMPRLKVLQILEQSGDHHLSAEGVYKALLEMGEDVGLATVYRVLTQFQTAGLVTRHNFEGGHSVFELSQGEHHDHLVCVKCGRVEEFIDEVIEQRQQMIAQQAKFKMTDHALNIYGICPECQKES; translated from the coding sequence GTGGAAGAGAGTCAACAGTTAAAAGATGCTGGTTTGAAAATTACCATGCCACGCTTGAAGGTGCTGCAAATATTAGAACAATCCGGTGATCATCATTTAAGCGCAGAAGGGGTGTATAAAGCGCTATTGGAAATGGGTGAAGATGTTGGGTTAGCTACTGTTTATCGTGTGTTAACGCAATTTCAAACAGCTGGATTAGTCACTCGCCACAATTTTGAAGGAGGACATTCGGTATTTGAACTCAGTCAAGGAGAGCATCACGATCATCTTGTTTGTGTTAAGTGTGGTAGAGTTGAAGAATTCATCGACGAGGTTATCGAGCAACGTCAACAAATGATTGCCCAGCAAGCTAAGTTTAAAATGACCGATCATGCTCTTAATATTTACGGCATTTGCCCCGAATGTCAGAAGGAATCTTAA